The genome window ATAGATTGGAATGCAGCTAGGAAGTCTGTTGAAAAATTGCAGGACTTAAAACCGAATATTGTCATACCAGGCCATGGAAGGCCTGTATCAGGCGAAACACTTTCGAAGGGGCTTCAAAAGTTAGTGAGAGAGTTTGATGAAATTGCTGTTCCAGATTATGGGAAGTATGTAGATAATAGCTAACCTTAAGTTTCAAGCAATAACTGAATTGGTGTGCAATACCTATAAAATAATTATAACAAGTATATCCTGTTGTATGTTATGAGATGGCTCTAGGTAATTAGTGAGTGATCGTATAATAGATAAAAAGATTTAATTGTTGAAATAACGTTAAATAAAATCCAAGTACCTAAATTAAATAGGGGCTTTGATTTCGACTCAATTATTACCTTTTATAAATGATTCTTCCGGATACACTCCAAATTTTCTAAGCTCTCTAACTACACGGGAAATAGGTAACCCCATGACATTGTAGTAATCGCCAATAATTTGTTTAACGAACATAGCACCAATACCTTGAATTCCGTAGGCACCTGCTTTATCGTACGGCTCATTTGTGGATATATACCATTCAATTTCATCTTTGGTTAACGGCCAGAATTCAACCTTTGTTCGTTCAGCAAAAACAATTTCGTTATCAACTGAACGAATCATGACACCAGTATAAACCTCGTGTACGTCTCCGCTTAATGCAGTAAGCATTTGTATTGCATCTTCTTTATTCTTGGGTTTCTCAAATATCTTTTGATTGTAAGAAACAACCGTGTCAGCAGATAAGATTACTTCGTCCTTATGTTCAATCGGAACATTCCCTTTTAGGAGAGATAATTGTTGTACTTTTTCTAATGGATCGCTAGTATTGATAAGTGATTCATCTATGTCCTGTTTACGGAAAGCAAAAGGAATTTTCACCTGCTTTAATAGTTCCTTTCTTCTTGGTGACGATGAGGCTAGAATGAGTTTTTTTGTCATTAGTTATTCCTCCTGCAGGGCTTATTGCCTTTCCATTTTAGTGTATTTTCGATGAAACATTTTATATAGTATAGACTTCTTTACATCACAAAGCTAATCTAAGGCTGCTCACCTTCTGACAAGTTTCTTTCATTAAAACATATATAAGCAAATTATAGAGAGTGTTAAACCCACGCCGTTATAAGTATTAATGAATACGAAAATATATCGAGGGCAATGTTTAATATTTGTTACTTTGTTATGATTTTAGTATTCATAAACAATACATCAATCATAATAGAATTACTTATTTTGTCCACATAATTAACTTTTTGTAGTAAAATAGAGCTCGGTGTTTATGAAAATACCACAAAATATGGTTCGAGGGTGGTATTTTAATATGAATGGAACAGCACATGTTGCAATTGGTGCGGCGGCAGGGTTTGTTGTGGCAAATAATTATCAATCTTCACCAGCTGCCACTATTTTATTAGTTGGAATAGGGGGCATTTCGGGGTTGATCCCAGACCTTGATATTGATGGTAAGCTTCGAAATAAAATCACCTTATCACATAAGGTGATTCAGTCCGCAGCCCTGTTAATTGGGATGCTGATGATTGTTTATAGTATCTATGAAGGTACTGCAACAGACCGTTATCTCGGCATTGCTATTGGACTAGCAATGATGATAGGATCGTCGTTTATTAAGCAGAGGCATATGCTAACTATCACGGGGATTGGTGTACTTGCAGGTGGTATTTCCCATCAAGAGATGTGGTTGCTGCTACTTGGAATTTATATCTTAGTGGCATCCTTTGTCGCACATCGGAGTTATACTCATTCAATACTAGGAGTAATTTTCTTTGGGATTATTGTTTCAAATTTAGAGGTTTCTTTAGGAATTGAAGGGATTTTCTATACAGGACTTGCGGGATACATAAGCCACTTAGTCGCTGATAGCAAATTATTGCCATTTAATAAACGTGGAATTAAGCTTTTTTTACCAATCTCATCGAAGGAAATATAAAACCTCGGAGTTACTTTACAAGCAAAGTAACTCCGAGGTTTTTATTATTTTTCTCAATACCTTTGACATTGTTAGAATATTTATTATATACTGTATTCAACAAAGTTGAATCATACTAAACCATATTGAATATAATATATTATGAATGCAAGATCACGTTGAATTCTAATAAAAATGAAACCGAAATCATTGCTGTTTTTCTAATTAAAAGATCATTCGCACGGGTGCGTTCCTTTGCTCATAAACTATAAGAGGTTATTATCCAGTATGAATCGTTAATATCATAAAGCTAGGAGGGTTATACATGTCGAATCTCCCCCAATATGTGCAGATTAAAGAAGTTGGACCTCGTGATGGCTTACAGAATGAAAAGACATGGATAGACACTGCTGACAAAGTTGCTTGGATTAATATGCTGTCTGAATCTGGAGTGAAGGAAATTGAGTATACCTCTTTTGTTAATCCGAAATGGATTCCCGCATTAGCTGATGCTCGCGAAGTGGGAAAAAGGATAATGCGTAATCCAGATGTTTCTTATTCAGCTCTGGTACCAAATGTAAAAGGGTTAGACTTAGCATTGGAGGCTGGGATTGATCGGGCTTCGGTGTTTATGTCAGCAAGTGAAACACATAATCTAAAAAATATAAATAAATCAATTGATGACACC of Oceanobacillus zhaokaii contains these proteins:
- a CDS encoding Maf family protein; this encodes MTKKLILASSSPRRKELLKQVKIPFAFRKQDIDESLINTSDPLEKVQQLSLLKGNVPIEHKDEVILSADTVVSYNQKIFEKPKNKEDAIQMLTALSGDVHEVYTGVMIRSVDNEIVFAERTKVEFWPLTKDEIEWYISTNEPYDKAGAYGIQGIGAMFVKQIIGDYYNVMGLPISRVVRELRKFGVYPEESFIKGNN
- a CDS encoding metal-dependent hydrolase; translated protein: MNGTAHVAIGAAAGFVVANNYQSSPAATILLVGIGGISGLIPDLDIDGKLRNKITLSHKVIQSAALLIGMLMIVYSIYEGTATDRYLGIAIGLAMMIGSSFIKQRHMLTITGIGVLAGGISHQEMWLLLLGIYILVASFVAHRSYTHSILGVIFFGIIVSNLEVSLGIEGIFYTGLAGYISHLVADSKLLPFNKRGIKLFLPISSKEI